CTTCACCCTGTATGTCGATGTCGCTGGCCCAACGTTTGTCACTGTTCGGTTCACGATGAACGGCGTTGATCTAAATGGCACAGTTATAGTTGGATAGTTGAGCTggacgtccttgaccttgggcagCTTCTCACAGGTCAAGCTCGAGTTGTGCACGATTGTCACCAAGCCTTTGTTGCCAAGGAGCCAGCAGATGTAGCCCGCGTAATCAGTTACGCCGAGATCGTACACCAGACCAGGATCGGCGGCTCTCGCCGGGTTCACATGGCCGGCGCCTCTATCGTACGCACCGGCTTTACCATGCCTCTCATTCAATATCGGGCCACCGATGTTGTTGAAGGTGTCCGACGTTGTCAGGATGGCCGACTTGATGGCAGCCGGTGACCAGTCGAGATGCAAGCTTTTGATGAGCGCCGCGACACCGCTGAGATGTGGTGTTGCCATGGATGTACCTGATATGATATTGAAAGGCCTCGATGCAGATTTTGGTTCTTGCAGCCATGCGGCGAGGATGTTGAGCCCGGGAGCCAGAATGTCCGGCTTGAGCACGCCCGGGGAGATAGGGCTTGGACCCCGTGAAGAGAACGACGCCACGATCGGGTTTGGATGAACACCAATCATTGTGTTGTTGTATGTGAAAGTGGCCACGGCTTTGCTCGCTGCCGACTTCGCATAACCTGTGATAGCAATGCCATCAGCTGTGGCCACCTGCACCACTCTCGAGTAGTAATCCTGAAGAAGAATGGAGTAGCCATCGGCTTCATCATTGAACAGTACCACGCCGGCCGCTCCAGCATCCATTATGCTGCGAATGGTTGAATACTGAGGCATCGGTGTCATGGCTTGGCATACCACGATTTTCCCGGTGATGGGAACGTGATCCTGGTTCCCGCAGAAACGATTTTCCTCGGAGTAGAGGAGAGGATACGACTTTGAGGTTGGCATTTTCACCTGGGTAAGCGCTTCTCCATTTAAGCGCAACCCATTGCCGAGATGAACACCAGCGTCGAATCTCCGATCCACCGAGCCGGCAGCGACCGTGAGCAACCACGGTGCGTCGTTGATGACCGACCGTGGAGTGGGACCATGGTTGCCAGCCGCGCACACCACAATGATACCCTTGGATATCGCGCTGAACGCGCCGATGGCGATGGGATCCTTGTCGAAGCTCACACTGGTGGGACCGCCGAGGGACAGCGAGAGCACGTCCACCCCATCCTTGATGGCCGCGTCCAGGCCAGCCACTATGGCAGATTCTTCACAGCCAATCCCAGTGCACACTTTGTACATGGCGatgtgggcacctggagcaattcCGGAAGCAGTGCCCATGCCTACGCCATGGTAGGACGCATTGGTAACAAAGTTCCCAGCGGCAGTGGATGAGGTGTGTGTTCCGTGCCCCGCAAAATCAAATGGGCGGTCATCACCGGCAATGAATGATTTGGCACCGATGAGCTTGTTGTTGCACCTGACCTCCCTGCACGAGCCTTTCCACTTTGTCGGGGGTGGTGGGATGCCATGATCGTCGAACGAAGGGTGTGCTGCATAGATTCCGGAGTCGAGGAGCCCGACGATCACTCCCTTCCCGTAGCGTGTGTCGCTCCAAAACCCGGTGCCACTCCTCAGCCCGAGGAACTCCGGCGTGTGCGTGGTCATGAGTTGCAGCATCCGGTCTGGGAACGCGCGCACGAACCCTGGCTTCTTGGCCATCTCGTC
This region of Triticum aestivum cultivar Chinese Spring chromosome 2D, IWGSC CS RefSeq v2.1, whole genome shotgun sequence genomic DNA includes:
- the LOC123051510 gene encoding subtilisin-like protease, producing the protein MPSLTNLIILVPLLFLATLSPTPSLCYISPAATRVQQGSTGTSDYRTYIVLVDPPPSSAGEVGHRRWYETFLPSSHIGESGEPRLLHTYTEVFSGFTARLTDAELDEMAKKPGFVRAFPDRMLQLMTTHTPEFLGLRSGTGFWSDTRYGKGVIVGLLDSGIYAAHPSFDDHGIPPPPTKWKGSCREVRCNNKLIGAKSFIAGDDRPFDFAGHGTHTSSTAAGNFVTNASYHGVGMGTASGIAPGAHIAMYKVCTGIGCEESAIVAGLDAAIKDGVDVLSLSLGGPTSVSFDKDPIAIGAFSAISKGIIVVCAAGNHGPTPRSVINDAPWLLTVAAGSVDRRFDAGVHLGNGLRLNGEALTQVKMPTSKSYPLLYSEENRFCGNQDHVPITGKIVVCQAMTPMPQYSTIRSIMDAGAAGVVLFNDEADGYSILLQDYYSRVVQVATADGIAITGYAKSAASKAVATFTYNNTMIGVHPNPIVASFSSRGPSPISPGVLKPDILAPGLNILAAWLQEPKSASRPFNIISGTSMATPHLSGVAALIKSLHLDWSPAAIKSAILTTSDTFNNIGGPILNERHGKAGAYDRGAGHVNPARAADPGLVYDLGVTDYAGYICWLLGNKGLVTIVHNSSLTCEKLPKVKDVQLNYPTITVPFRSTPFIVNRTVTNVGPATSTYRVKVDTPKSMMVRVSPETLVFSKAREKKTFSVSVSSHHMDEQESMEGSLSWVSEKHVVRSPIVVALRVGGPTPLRSP